In a genomic window of Gossypium arboreum isolate Shixiya-1 chromosome 7, ASM2569848v2, whole genome shotgun sequence:
- the LOC108473613 gene encoding uncharacterized protein LOC108473613: MAESSVATSLSSADMTSDKQSSLKLFGFSLTDHQEEVLDKSDDFGESRKFVCPFCHRVFGNSQALGGIKMHTRENAKKLGKPSFTAATPVLSFHVVRSMAPRFPRGFTTNGVAKFLPQLAGYCPSCPQLLPTNPPYPTRIFIGKPLHFRTAAALGSSEVPTKLPKAEIGIDLHLKLSYSGC, from the coding sequence ATGGCAGAGAGCTCAGTTGCAACAAGTTTATCTTCAGCTGATATGACATCAGATAAACAATCATCACTTAAGCTATTTGGTTTTTCACTTACTGATCATCAAGAGGAAGTTTTAGACAAATCTGATGATTTTGGAGAAAGCAGGAAATTTGTTTGTCCATTTTGTCACCGAGTATTTGGCAATTCTCAAGCACTAGGGGGCATCAAAATGCATACAAGAGAGAATGCCAAAAAGCTAGGCAAGCCCAGTTTCACAGCTGCTACGCCTGTTTTAAGCTTTCATGTTGTAAGGTCGATGGCGCCTAGGTTTCCTAGAGGGTTCACTACCAACGGTGTTGCTAAATTCCTGCCGCAACTGGCTGGTTATTGTCCATCATGTCCACAGCTGCTTCCTACGAATCCTCCATACCCTACTCGAATTTTCATAGGGAAACCATTGCATTTTAGAACAGCAGCCGCCCTAGGCTCTTCTGAAGTTCCTACCAAATTACCAAAGGCTGAGATAGGCATTGATCTGCACCTTAAACTCTCTTATTCTGGTTGTTAG